In Campylobacter vicugnae, a genomic segment contains:
- a CDS encoding dihydroneopterin aldolase produces MISVFVDELEFDTIIGLLDFERVKTQKIRISMEFKAYEFIDYADVCKITQEEFNKQKFYKVEDALEYFSVKFKELYPTLEQFYMKISKINIIPNAKVGAKIIKNY; encoded by the coding sequence TTGATTAGCGTTTTTGTTGATGAACTTGAATTTGATACAATAATTGGCCTTTTAGATTTTGAAAGAGTTAAAACCCAAAAGATTAGAATCAGTATGGAATTTAAAGCTTATGAGTTTATAGATTATGCTGATGTTTGTAAAATTACCCAAGAAGAGTTTAATAAGCAAAAATTTTATAAAGTAGAAGATGCGCTTGAGTATTTTAGTGTTAAATTTAAAGAGCTATATCCTACTTTAGAGCAGTTTTATATGAAGATTTCAAAGATTAATATTATCCCAAATGCCAAAGTTGGCGCAAAAATCATAAAGAATTATTAA
- the rpmF gene encoding 50S ribosomal protein L32, which translates to MAVPKRRVSHTRAAKRRTHYKVTLPMPVKDKDGSWKMPHRVNRTTGEY; encoded by the coding sequence ATGGCAGTACCTAAGCGTAGAGTGAGTCATACAAGAGCTGCAAAACGCAGAACTCACTATAAAGTTACATTACCAATGCCGGTTAAAGATAAAGATGGTAGTTGGAAAATGCCTCACCGTGTAAATAGAACAACTGGCGAGTATTAA
- a CDS encoding DUF362 domain-containing protein: protein MAVKITDICISCGSCIDECPVGAIVDDGDNPTGEDTYYVYADKCVECVGHNDEPACANACPTDGCIVWSDIVEGQPSRDDIGANLRDGTNPVVA from the coding sequence ATGGCAGTAAAAATTACTGATATATGCATTAGTTGTGGTTCTTGTATTGATGAGTGTCCAGTAGGTGCAATTGTAGATGATGGCGATAACCCAACTGGTGAAGATACTTATTATGTTTATGCTGATAAATGTGTTGAATGCGTAGGCCATAATGATGAACCAGCCTGTGCTAACGCCTGTCCAACTGATGGCTGTATTGTGTGGAGTGATATAGTAGAAGGTCAGCCAAGCAGAGACGATATTGGTGCAAATTTAAGAGATGGTACAAACCCTGTAGTAGCTTAA
- a CDS encoding beta-ketoacyl-ACP synthase III codes for MIKASLISIGAYAPKDILTNFDLEKMVDTSDEWITKRTGIKERHIAKDEFTSDLGYKAALQALERSNLDKSQIDAVICATITPDYFCMPSTACVIANKLGLKDVTAFDISAACTGFIYLLELAKSMIESGAKKNVLIIGAEKISTITDWSDRSICVLFGDGAGAAVVSASSDNPIVDIHTSSDGSKAELLITPGCAIVNPATSQNIDNKLNFMKMSGNDVFKIAVNTLTKDVINILEKNQISSDNIDLFIPHQANLRIIEAVKQRLNFSDSQCVVTVQKYGNTSSASIPMAMNDAYESGRLKNGSLVLLDAFGGGFTWGSALLYFGGK; via the coding sequence ATGATTAAGGCATCGCTAATTTCTATTGGTGCATATGCTCCTAAAGATATTCTTACAAATTTTGATTTAGAAAAGATGGTTGATACTAGTGATGAGTGGATCACTAAGCGTACTGGTATCAAAGAGCGTCATATAGCCAAAGATGAATTTACAAGCGATCTTGGATATAAGGCTGCATTACAAGCTTTAGAGCGTTCAAATTTGGATAAAAGTCAGATCGATGCTGTAATATGTGCTACTATTACGCCTGATTATTTTTGTATGCCATCTACTGCATGTGTAATTGCTAATAAGCTTGGACTAAAAGATGTAACTGCATTTGATATTAGTGCTGCTTGTACTGGATTTATATATCTTTTAGAGCTTGCTAAATCTATGATAGAAAGTGGTGCTAAGAAAAATGTTTTAATTATTGGTGCTGAAAAGATTAGCACTATTACTGATTGGAGTGATCGTAGCATTTGTGTATTATTTGGAGATGGTGCTGGTGCAGCTGTAGTTAGTGCTTCTAGTGATAATCCTATAGTTGATATTCATACCTCAAGTGATGGTAGTAAAGCAGAGTTGTTAATAACTCCAGGATGTGCAATTGTAAATCCTGCAACTAGTCAAAATATTGATAATAAATTAAATTTTATGAAGATGTCAGGTAATGATGTTTTTAAAATTGCTGTAAATACATTAACTAAAGATGTAATTAATATTTTAGAAAAAAACCAAATTTCATCAGATAATATAGATCTTTTTATCCCGCATCAAGCAAATTTAAGAATTATAGAGGCCGTAAAACAAAGGTTAAATTTTAGTGATTCTCAATGTGTTGTAACTGTACAAAAATACGGCAATACTAGCTCGGCATCTATCCCTATGGCAATGAACGATGCTTATGAAAGCGGCAGACTTAAAAATGGTTCATTGGTATTGCTTGATGCTTTTGGTGGTGGATTTACTTGGGGTTCAGCTTTGCTATATTTTGGTGGGAAGTAA
- the motB gene encoding flagellar motor protein MotB, with protein sequence MAKKKKAQECPAGEKWAVPYADFLSLLLALFIALYAISAINKAKVEALKTEFIKIFDFPDTRSLKDTSKPSNSDKEFDSPSIAVQIQNQTPTNVNLNNERYKVTLDQAENQVAIDLPASIKFDYQSSKIYNPDVINFINIVAMIINKIPESVSVDIRGYADDFGDYETDYRLGIERAYSVFTMLANNGVESKRMRITSFGDSVNIINSDLKIAKIYFKIDVKDKALQKSVLDILSELK encoded by the coding sequence ATGGCAAAGAAAAAAAAGGCTCAAGAGTGTCCAGCAGGTGAGAAATGGGCTGTCCCATATGCGGATTTTCTTTCTTTGCTTTTGGCATTGTTTATTGCTCTATATGCAATCTCAGCGATAAATAAGGCTAAAGTTGAAGCACTTAAGACAGAATTTATAAAGATATTTGACTTTCCTGATACTAGATCTCTTAAAGATACTAGTAAGCCATCAAATAGCGATAAAGAGTTTGATAGTCCTAGTATCGCAGTGCAGATCCAAAATCAAACACCTACAAATGTAAATTTAAATAATGAAAGATATAAGGTTACTCTAGATCAGGCTGAAAATCAAGTAGCAATTGATCTGCCAGCAAGTATTAAATTTGACTATCAAAGCTCAAAAATTTATAATCCAGATGTGATAAACTTTATCAATATTGTAGCTATGATAATAAATAAAATTCCAGAATCAGTATCAGTAGATATTAGAGGTTATGCTGATGATTTTGGTGATTATGAGACTGATTATAGATTGGGAATTGAGCGAGCTTATAGTGTATTTACAATGTTGGCAAATAACGGCGTAGAAAGTAAAAGAATGAGAATTACATCTTTTGGTGATAGTGTAAATATTATTAACAGTGATTTAAAAATTGCCAAGATATATTTTAAGATTGATGTAAAAGATAAAGCGTTACAAAAATCTGTTTTAGATATACTTAGTGAGCTAAAATAA
- the hsrA gene encoding homeostatic response regulator transcription factor HsrA gives MRILIVEDETTLGKTIAEGLQEFGYQTDNSENFNDAEYFIGIRNYDLVLSDLMLPDGDGIDLINVIKQKSPRTSVVIISAKDDKESEIKAFKAGADDYIKKPFDFDILVARLEARLRFGGTNVIKIDDLTIDPDEEKITYQGIEIELKGKPFEVLTHLARHSDQIVSKEQLLDAIWEEPELVTPNVIEVAINQIRQKMDKPLNISTIETVRRRGYRFCFPKKA, from the coding sequence ATGAGAATTTTGATAGTAGAGGATGAGACAACGCTAGGTAAAACTATAGCTGAAGGTCTGCAGGAGTTTGGTTATCAAACAGATAATTCAGAAAACTTTAATGATGCAGAATATTTCATTGGTATTCGTAATTATGATCTTGTACTTAGTGATCTTATGTTACCAGATGGCGATGGAATTGATCTAATTAATGTCATTAAACAAAAATCTCCACGCACATCTGTAGTGATTATTTCAGCAAAAGATGATAAAGAGAGTGAGATCAAAGCATTTAAAGCCGGTGCTGATGATTATATCAAAAAGCCTTTTGATTTTGATATTTTAGTAGCTAGACTTGAGGCTAGACTTCGTTTTGGTGGAACTAATGTAATTAAAATTGATGATTTAACAATTGACCCAGATGAAGAGAAGATTACATATCAAGGTATAGAGATTGAGTTAAAAGGAAAACCATTTGAGGTATTAACTCATTTAGCTCGCCATAGCGATCAAATAGTAAGCAAAGAGCAGCTTTTAGATGCGATATGGGAAGAACCAGAGCTAGTAACTCCAAATGTAATAGAGGTTGCTATCAATCAAATTCGACAAAAAATGGATAAGCCACTTAATATTTCAACAATAGAGACAGTAAGACGTCGTGGATATAGATTTTGCTTTCCCAAAAAAGCTTAA
- a CDS encoding Ppx/GppA phosphatase family protein translates to MSKRVAVIDLGSNSARMAIFERTSRFGFFILREYKVKVRLGEGAYDKGGFLQDEAMDNVLYAFSEFKYFLSIYKVGKVLCTGTSALRDAPNSNLFINRVKKELGLNLRVISGDMEAFYGGIAALNLLSPLDEATTIDIGGGSTELAKIKNGKIVDIISLNIGTVRLKELFFDKGDMEGALKFTQDIIANIPSHFISKDIIAIGGSLRAISGAIMQLQNHPIRLVHNFTYKYSDYSNLINKIATDKEFDLKTISIKKDRFDTIKQGAMIFSLVVKKLEAKMIYTSGVGIREGVFLTNLLRSNLKSKELIKMPQEHKISFPKGFNPSLRSIQDRFAKRDNSITTKYVKALFEILHPLHEINGYLDELIIASKLYNTGRSIGFYSENAHSGYLVKNALNYGYTHQQKALIAAIIEYQGKSINSLGEFENLLPDIMIVRWLSFLLGLASALSLSPNISFEFASNTLYIKGVKNFFMLKNEIKKLIKPAIFAISFE, encoded by the coding sequence ATGTCAAAAAGAGTTGCAGTCATTGATCTAGGATCAAATTCGGCTAGAATGGCGATATTTGAACGAACTAGTAGGTTTGGATTTTTCATACTTCGTGAATATAAAGTAAAAGTAAGATTGGGTGAGGGTGCATATGATAAAGGCGGATTCTTGCAAGATGAAGCTATGGATAATGTTTTATATGCATTTAGTGAATTTAAGTACTTTTTGAGTATTTATAAGGTTGGTAAAGTTTTATGTACTGGCACTTCAGCATTAAGAGATGCGCCAAATTCAAATCTATTTATAAATCGCGTAAAAAAAGAATTAGGATTAAATTTACGTGTTATAAGCGGTGATATGGAGGCCTTTTATGGCGGTATTGCAGCGCTAAATTTACTAAGTCCTCTTGATGAGGCTACTACTATTGATATTGGCGGAGGCTCTACTGAATTAGCAAAAATCAAAAATGGTAAAATAGTCGATATCATCTCGCTAAATATTGGCACTGTAAGGCTTAAGGAGCTATTTTTTGATAAAGGCGATATGGAAGGAGCATTGAAATTTACTCAAGATATTATCGCAAATATTCCATCGCACTTTATTAGCAAAGATATAATTGCAATAGGTGGTAGCTTAAGGGCGATATCTGGCGCTATTATGCAGTTGCAAAATCATCCAATTAGATTAGTTCATAATTTTACTTATAAATATAGTGATTATTCAAATTTAATTAATAAGATTGCTACTGATAAGGAATTTGATTTAAAAACTATATCTATTAAAAAGGATCGCTTCGATACCATTAAGCAAGGAGCTATGATCTTTTCTTTGGTTGTTAAAAAACTTGAGGCTAAGATGATCTATACTAGTGGTGTTGGAATTAGAGAAGGTGTATTTTTAACCAACCTTTTGCGTTCAAATTTAAAATCAAAAGAGCTAATTAAAATGCCTCAAGAGCATAAAATTTCTTTTCCTAAAGGTTTTAATCCAAGTCTTAGAAGCATTCAAGACAGATTTGCTAAGCGTGATAATAGCATAACTACAAAATATGTAAAGGCTCTATTTGAAATTTTGCACCCATTACATGAGATAAATGGCTATCTTGATGAGCTTATAATTGCATCAAAATTATATAATACCGGTCGAAGTATTGGATTTTATTCTGAAAATGCTCATAGTGGGTACTTGGTTAAAAATGCTCTAAATTACGGCTATACTCATCAACAAAAAGCGTTAATAGCAGCTATAATTGAGTATCAAGGTAAATCGATAAATAGCCTTGGTGAATTTGAAAATTTACTTCCAGATATTATGATAGTTAGATGGCTTAGTTTCTTGCTTGGTCTTGCTAGCGCACTAAGTCTTAGTCCAAATATTAGCTTTGAGTTTGCATCAAATACACTATATATAAAAGGTGTAAAGAATTTTTTTATGCTTAAAAATGAGATAAAAAAGTTGATAAAACCGGCAATTTTTGCTATATCATTTGAATAG
- the plsX gene encoding phosphate acyltransferase PlsX, protein MIKIAIDAMGGDFGAEPIVAGVIDALKQREFQAYLIGDNNKLKSLIPQEYSRFITFVQADEVFAMDESATDVLKRKESTIYKAVELVRTAECKAVVSAGHSGASMSLATLRLGRLKGISRPAIATLMPTTQNNKKTLVLDVGANVDCKAENLFEFAIMGYAYAKEIMKIDNPRLGLLSNGEEDCKGNEITKDAFDMLKKLDSFIGNVEGNQIFDGSVDVIICDGFVGNILLKTSEGVAGAITKIIKQSVKKSPLAILGAFFMKGVFKGLKNQIDYDEYGGAPLLGVKECVIISHGKSSPKAIKNAIFQALKFSESNINEVISNELTKYDK, encoded by the coding sequence ATGATTAAAATAGCAATTGACGCTATGGGCGGGGATTTTGGTGCTGAACCAATTGTAGCTGGAGTTATTGATGCTTTAAAGCAAAGAGAGTTTCAAGCCTATTTAATAGGTGATAATAATAAGCTAAAATCCCTTATTCCACAGGAGTATTCTAGATTTATTACTTTTGTTCAAGCAGATGAAGTGTTTGCTATGGATGAGAGTGCTACTGATGTGTTAAAACGCAAAGAGAGTACTATATATAAAGCTGTTGAACTAGTTCGTACTGCAGAGTGTAAAGCTGTAGTATCTGCTGGTCATAGTGGTGCTAGTATGAGTTTAGCAACTTTGCGTCTAGGAAGACTTAAAGGTATTAGCAGACCTGCAATTGCTACTTTAATGCCTACAACACAAAATAATAAAAAAACACTTGTTTTAGATGTTGGTGCAAATGTTGATTGCAAGGCAGAGAATTTATTTGAATTTGCTATTATGGGCTATGCTTATGCTAAAGAGATTATGAAAATTGATAATCCTAGATTGGGTTTGCTAAGCAATGGCGAAGAAGATTGTAAAGGTAATGAGATTACAAAAGATGCATTTGATATGCTTAAAAAACTCGATAGTTTCATCGGAAATGTAGAAGGCAATCAAATTTTTGATGGAAGTGTTGATGTTATCATTTGCGATGGATTCGTTGGTAATATTTTATTAAAAACCAGCGAAGGTGTAGCCGGTGCAATTACCAAAATTATTAAGCAAAGTGTTAAAAAATCACCACTTGCAATTTTAGGTGCCTTTTTTATGAAAGGGGTTTTTAAAGGGCTTAAAAATCAAATTGATTATGATGAATATGGTGGAGCGCCTTTGCTTGGAGTTAAAGAGTGCGTTATCATTAGTCATGGTAAATCTAGCCCAAAAGCTATTAAAAATGCAATTTTTCAAGCTCTTAAATTCTCAGAGTCAAACATAAATGAGGTGATTTCAAATGAGCTTACAAAGTATGATAAATGA
- the motA gene encoding flagellar motor stator protein MotA: protein MDLSTILGMVFSITSISVGDILEGGNPLHVLHLSSVLIVVPTAMFSSMTATNKKYIKAAFQELKLVFKGSGVDMGARIAELVEYSTLARKNGILSLEQKAVAIEDEFLKTGLSMLVDGQPIDEVKQHLELSIETTEEYYHECAHYWIRTGESCPTFGLVGAVMGLMLALQLLDNPAAMAAGIASAFTATVTGIMGAYAIFAPWGNKMLGNSKDIIKEKVMILEALVGIAEGANPRSLEAKLFNFLDKNEPRNSQFN, encoded by the coding sequence ATGGATCTTTCTACTATATTAGGAATGGTGTTTTCTATTACTAGTATCTCTGTTGGTGATATTTTAGAGGGTGGTAACCCTTTACATGTTTTGCACCTTAGCTCTGTTCTTATCGTTGTTCCTACAGCGATGTTCTCATCTATGACAGCAACAAATAAAAAATATATCAAAGCTGCGTTTCAAGAGTTAAAGCTTGTATTTAAGGGATCTGGCGTTGATATGGGTGCTAGAATTGCTGAGTTAGTGGAGTATAGCACACTAGCTAGAAAAAATGGAATTCTATCATTAGAACAAAAAGCCGTAGCTATAGAAGATGAGTTTTTAAAAACTGGACTTAGTATGTTAGTTGATGGTCAGCCAATTGATGAGGTTAAGCAGCATTTAGAACTCTCTATAGAGACGACTGAGGAGTATTATCACGAGTGCGCTCATTATTGGATTAGAACTGGTGAGAGCTGTCCTACATTTGGACTAGTTGGAGCAGTTATGGGGCTTATGCTTGCATTACAGCTACTTGATAATCCTGCTGCTATGGCCGCTGGTATCGCATCAGCATTTACAGCGACAGTTACTGGGATTATGGGTGCATATGCGATCTTTGCACCATGGGGTAATAAGATGCTAGGTAACTCAAAAGATATAATAAAAGAAAAAGTAATGATACTAGAGGCATTAGTAGGTATCGCCGAAGGTGCAAATCCAAGAAGTTTAGAAGCAAAATTATTTAACTTCTTAGATAAAAACGAACCACGAAATTCACAATTTAATTAA
- the ndk gene encoding nucleoside-diphosphate kinase — MEQTLSIIKPDATKKGVIGKIIDRFESNGLRIAAAKKVQLSVEDAKKFYEVHAQRPFYNDLVEFMTSGPVVVMVLEGKNAVLKNRELMGATNPKEAAPGTIRADFAESIDANAVHGSDSLENAKIEIAFFFASREIC, encoded by the coding sequence ATGGAACAAACGCTATCAATAATCAAACCTGACGCAACTAAAAAGGGCGTAATTGGCAAAATTATAGATAGATTCGAAAGCAACGGACTTAGAATCGCAGCAGCTAAAAAAGTACAATTAAGCGTAGAAGATGCTAAGAAATTTTATGAAGTACATGCTCAAAGACCATTTTATAATGATTTAGTTGAGTTTATGACTAGCGGACCAGTAGTAGTAATGGTTCTAGAAGGTAAAAACGCTGTACTTAAAAATAGAGAATTAATGGGTGCTACAAATCCTAAAGAGGCTGCACCTGGCACTATTAGAGCTGATTTTGCTGAGAGTATTGATGCAAATGCAGTTCACGGTAGCGATAGTCTAGAAAATGCTAAGATAGAAATTGCATTTTTCTTTGCTAGTAGAGAGATCTGCTAA
- the plsY gene encoding glycerol-3-phosphate 1-O-acyltransferase PlsY: MNENLVAYLIAYLVAAIPFGLLFGLLFGGVNIKKSGSKSIGATNVLRVIKESNPALAKKLAILTVVFDALKGVVPILVGRFIFDLDISTLWTMGVLAVVGHCFSPYLMFEGGKGIATGAGVLACFLPFELIIAVIVWFIAGKVLKISSLASLIALLAMVISSFILHYDMPGINTHAPVLIIAFIVVYKHMPNIKRLLSGSEGKVI, encoded by the coding sequence ATGAATGAGAATTTAGTAGCCTATTTAATAGCTTATTTAGTAGCAGCAATACCTTTTGGATTGCTTTTTGGATTGCTTTTTGGTGGAGTAAATATCAAAAAAAGTGGTAGCAAAAGTATAGGCGCTACTAATGTTTTAAGAGTGATTAAAGAGAGCAATCCAGCCTTAGCTAAAAAGCTTGCAATTTTAACCGTTGTGTTTGATGCTTTAAAAGGTGTAGTTCCTATTTTGGTTGGTAGATTTATATTCGATCTTGATATTTCTACGCTTTGGACAATGGGAGTTTTAGCTGTTGTAGGGCATTGTTTTTCACCATATTTGATGTTTGAAGGTGGTAAGGGAATTGCTACTGGAGCTGGTGTTTTGGCGTGTTTTTTACCATTTGAGTTGATTATTGCTGTTATTGTATGGTTTATTGCCGGTAAAGTGCTTAAGATTTCTAGTTTAGCTTCGCTTATAGCGCTTCTTGCTATGGTTATTTCATCATTTATATTGCACTATGATATGCCTGGTATTAATACTCATGCGCCAGTTCTTATTATTGCTTTTATTGTTGTATATAAGCATATGCCAAATATTAAACGGTTGCTTAGTGGGTCTGAGGGCAAGGTTATTTGA
- a CDS encoding sensor histidine kinase produces the protein MLIVIFSVMLYHYIKITIFENIVQSLTIEAKNISAKPEIISLEYKDSKSFDLIKIVPNDDNLTRAEFVSTKDDNATYLTLYYPYKNDLLVLTKNTSEYSSIVDQILVDILIINATAIFLILFYALFLSRMLLAPLRSFCLKLGELNERFLQEVETDELPVEFKPLGDGVNRLIGRILTFVQYQKELFIGAAHELKTPLAVMKTKNEVTLIKERDSQKYIEALKNNNEAINQMNKMISSILEIGRQEGAQFEQPVMTDIIAYINEIGNNFLILAKGDDRNIKINLRPHSLKIMIQPTLFLHVLQNFVQNAIKFSPKKATIEINSTLINGEFIVRVIDEGIGIDESKDLFAPFKRYGNSSGAGLGLFLAKGAAQALGGNIELRNRTDRSGTIATFILPIRNNKYKKR, from the coding sequence ATGCTAATTGTTATATTTTCGGTGATGCTCTATCATTATATCAAGATTACAATATTTGAAAATATAGTTCAAAGTTTGACTATTGAGGCTAAAAATATCTCTGCAAAACCTGAGATTATAAGTCTAGAATATAAAGATAGTAAGAGTTTTGATCTGATTAAAATTGTGCCAAATGATGATAATTTAACTAGGGCGGAATTTGTCTCTACAAAAGATGATAACGCCACATATCTTACACTATATTATCCATATAAAAACGATCTTTTAGTTTTGACAAAAAATACTAGTGAGTATAGTTCAATTGTAGATCAAATTTTGGTTGATATTTTGATTATTAATGCTACGGCAATATTTTTGATTTTATTTTATGCTCTATTTTTATCTAGAATGCTACTTGCTCCACTTCGATCATTTTGTCTTAAGCTTGGGGAGCTAAATGAAAGATTTTTACAAGAAGTTGAGACAGATGAATTGCCAGTAGAATTTAAGCCTTTAGGTGATGGGGTAAATAGACTAATTGGTAGAATTTTGACATTTGTTCAGTATCAAAAAGAGCTTTTTATAGGGGCTGCTCATGAGCTAAAAACTCCACTTGCAGTGATGAAGACTAAAAATGAAGTTACCTTAATTAAAGAGCGAGATTCTCAAAAGTATATTGAAGCGCTAAAAAATAATAACGAAGCAATTAATCAAATGAATAAAATGATTAGTTCGATTTTGGAGATTGGCAGACAAGAGGGTGCACAATTTGAACAACCTGTAATGACTGATATTATCGCATATATTAATGAAATTGGTAATAATTTTTTAATACTTGCAAAGGGTGATGATAGAAATATTAAGATTAATCTAAGACCGCATAGCCTAAAGATTATGATTCAGCCAACTCTGTTTTTACATGTATTGCAAAACTTTGTACAAAATGCTATCAAATTTTCTCCAAAAAAAGCTACAATAGAGATTAATTCTACGCTTATAAATGGTGAATTTATAGTTCGCGTGATTGATGAAGGAATAGGAATTGATGAGAGCAAAGATCTATTTGCTCCATTTAAACGCTATGGCAATAGCAGTGGTGCTGGACTTGGATTGTTTTTAGCCAAAGGTGCAGCACAAGCTCTTGGTGGCAATATAGAGTTGCGTAATCGTACAGATAGAAGTGGTACAATAGCCACATTTATATTGCCAATTAGAAATAACAAATACAAAAAAAGATAA